The stretch of DNA ATCCCGCACCTGGGCGATGCCATCCGCGCCCTCCGCTCACCGGTAGTGGGGAAAGTCCTCCTTTACGGAGCGCCGGCAGTGCTGGTCCTCCTCCTGCTGACCAGCATCTGGTCGAAGCCCACGGAGCCCAAAGAATCCACCGGTTCCACCCCAGGCACGGCACTTCCAGCTACGATCCCCTCATGAGCCACGTTCGCGCTGACGGTCACGAGCCCACCGGGCAGTCCGACGGCGCCATCCTGGACAGGTCCTGCCTCGCCGACCTGGCGGACCAGCTCGCCTCACCGCAGGCGGCTGCCGAGTTCGCGGCAGTGTTCGTGGAGATGCTGCCGGGAAGGGTGGAGGCCATCGAGGCCCCGCTGGCGGATACCCGGGTGCAGGCGGCCCGCACGGCAGCACTGTCACTGGGGTCGTCGGCCGCGATGGTCGGAGCCCGGCAGCTGGTCCGCGATGCCGGGCTCATCAACCAGCACCTCAAAACCGGATCGCTGGAAGCGGCCCGGGATGTTGCGGCACGGCTCAGCGCGGACGCCGCAGCCGTGGCCGCCGCCATCGAAGACATGCTCGCCGGACAGTAGCCGTCAGGACGGGAGCGTCAGGACAGGGACGACGGCGGCACCAGGCCGTAGCCCACGCCCCGCACAGTGCGGATGATCTGGGCCTCGGAGCCTCCTGCACGGATCTTCCGCCGCAGGTTGCCGATGTGGACTTCCACGAGGTGCTCGTCCGTGGCCCATTCGTCGCCCCAGACCCGGCGGAGCAGGGATTCCTTGGTCCACACCCTGCGTGGCGCCCCCATGAACGCGGCCAGCAGGTCGAATTCGGTCCGGGTCAGCACCACCTCGTTGCCGGCCACGTGGACGGTGCGCGACTCGGTATCCACGCTCACGGACCCGTGAACGCTCGCCTCAGCATCCGCCGGAACCGCTGCAGCCTGCGCGGGCACCGCTGACTGATCAGGCTCCAAAGCCGCAGGCCCGGCAACCGCTGCCGTACCGCCGTCGGGCGCTCCGTTCCGGGGACGCCGGAACATGGCCGTGATGCGCGCCCCCAAGGACCGGGGGCTGAAGGGCTTGGTCACAAAGTCGTCGGCGCCGATCTGCAGCCCCAGGAGCTCATCGATTTCCTCCACGCGGGCGGTGATCATCACTACGTAGGCGTCGGAGAATTCGCGCAGGCGCCGGCACACTTCCGTCCCGTCCAGGTCCGGCAGGTTCAGGTCCAGGGTGATCAGTTCCGGCTGGTGCTCACGGATCCGGGCCAGCCCGTCCATACCGTTTCCGGCCACCACCACGTCAAAGCCCTGCATGCTGAGCGTCCTGTTCAGCAGCATCTGGATGTCTTTGTCGTCTTCAACTACAACGGCCCTGCGGTTGGCGGATTCATGTCCCATGATGCCTAGCATTCCAGATAAGGCAGCCCTAACCTGCCACGGTGACGGGGACTCGCGGGCAATCTTGAAGAAACCTTGAACTGTCCCCGGGCGGGTGTTGAAGCCAGGGGCCCAGAATTGAAACAAGCAACCACAACGGAAGGTACCAGCAGGCATGGGCACGTCACGGCACTCAGGCGCAGCACGGCATCTGCGCCGTCTTGTTGCCGGTCTGATCGTGGCCCTCTTCCTCGCAGCCACCCCCGCCATGGCCCAGGCCGCGTTCAGGGGCACCGCAACGGCACCGCTCTCCGCGTCCACCTACGTCATACCGGCTCCGGGCAGCATTGCCGGCACGTACTCCTGCGATACCACCCGGCCCTACGGCTCCACCATCAACGTCACCAGCTACGGCAAGGTTGCGCGGGCCACGGCCTACCAGCTCACGGTCATCGCGCCCGACGGCACCTCGCTGTCCCAGACCTTCACGGCCAGCACCATCAGCATGACCAAACCGTCCTCACTGAAGAACGGCACGTACATCTACGAACTCAGTGCCATGGTGGGTACGTGGACCGGCAGCCCCTACCGCGGTACGTACACCTGCTGACTTTGTGGCCGTCGACGCGCACATTCGATATCGCGGCCCAGATAGGGGGTGCGTCAGCGAACTTCCGCAGCGAAAACGGACATGGGCAGCGGAAAACTCGGGCGGCCCTACCCGGCTATGGCCGGTGCGCTGACGCGTCACCCCAGTACTGGTAGCTGTCGTAGCAGTCGCGGGAGCAGAACACCGCAGCCGGCGTGGGGAGAAGGGCCAGCCCGCAGTACCGACAGGTGGGCTTGGGTCGCAGAATCTGCTTCACGATTCTCAGCATGGATGAAGGCTAAGCGCCCAATCCGCGCCTGTGACCAGTGGAGCGATACCCCACTTTCCAGGCAAGTAATACCTACTCGCAACCAGCCCCGGCACGGTTCCTGACGGCAGGACGTCCGACGGCGGCGCAACGGTTGCAGGGGAATCGCTCTACGGCCACGCCTCGGCTTAGCGCCCTCATTGCCCGTCCCCCTCAAGCTCAAACAAGACTCCTGCCAAGAGCTGCCCGACCGGCTCTGTGCCATCTCGGGGGCAGCAACCTGGCCTGCAGGGCGGCGACTTCACGCCATCCTCCTTGTCCGCACCGCAGACAACATAGACCTCCGCCAAGTCATCTTCAAATAACTGCAGTTCGAGACACGGACGCCCGGGAGGTACATCGGCGCCGGACGCGGGACGCTTCGAATTAGCCAGCGAGGGGAAGTTTCTGCCACGATTGCCACAGCTACGGCACCCAAGTTGGACGCCACAGCGGCGGCCGTAACGTACGGCAAAAAGGACCTGCTGAGTTTCGTCACGCTGGGCGACTCCCGCACCCAGTTCAACGGGAACATCCGTCAGGAAGATGTCTCCGGCGGCGGCGACGCCATCACCAAGCTCGACCGGGGCTACATGACCTGGGCGCAGGTCCTGCTGCGGCAGCGTATGCGCTGGATCAAGAATGGCGGCGTCGGTGGTGACACCACGGCCATGATGCTCGCCCGAACGGACGCGCTGCTGGACCTGAACCCCGGCTGGCTCATCGGCTTCGGGGTCATCAACTCCGTCAACTCAGACGTCCCCTCAGCCACCATCATTTCCGAACTGGGACAGATCTTCGACAAGTGCGCCGCCCGAGGCGTCAAAGTGGTCTGGGGCACCGACTGGTGCTCCACCAGCACCAACACCATCGCCCGGAAATCTGCCCTTTACGGCACCAACGAGTGGCTGCGGCAGCAGGTAGGCGTACGCCCGGACTTCTACCTTGCCGACTATGCCACGGCCATCGTGGACCCCACCACTGGCACGCCCTACGCCGCGCTTGCGTCGGACAACCTGCACCAAGACGGCCCCGGCGGTCTTCGGATGGCTCGCCAGTTGGTCAAGGTACTGTCGCCGCTGATCCCGCCGAGTGACCGGCTCATTGTCTCGAACCTGGACACCACTAACCTGCTGTTGAACGGGATGTTCGAAGGTGACGGAGGCACGGGGCGCGCCACCACTTGGGCATCTGGAACCGGCGGCACTGCCACCTATGCCAAGGTCGCCCGCACGGACGGCGTGCCCGGATTCTGGCAGCAGGTCACCGTGAGCGGCGCGACCGGTTCCCGTCTCCGCGAAGACCTGCTTCCCGGAGTGGCCGGCTCGTGGGTAGAAGGTGACAAGGTCCGCTTCGAGATTGAATTCGAAACGGACGCGGCCGGCTGGAACGCCTCCCAGTTCTACGCCGGCATTCAGGTCTTCGGCGCGACAGGCATTCTCCACGCCACCGACTGCGTCCACTCCAGCGGTACAGCGGCACAGACCGACCGGCCAGAGTCTGGAATCTGCCGCACCCCGGCCATCACCATCGGCGCCGGGGCAACCACCGTCCGGGTGTACGTGACGCTGGTGGGAGACGGCACCTACCGCGTGGCCAGGGCACGACTGTTCAAGGCCACATACCTCCCGCCTCAGTGCGTTGACTGATAGTCGGGGTGGTCCGCGTAGATTGCGGCAAGAGCCCGCAGCGTGGGGCAGGGTAGTCTTCCACAGCTGCATGCTGCGGGCTCTATCGGAAAAGCAGGATCATCAACGGTGTATGTCGGGGTCGTATGGACGGCGAGAATTTGCCGCTTTGCTGCACACTCAGCCGCCATCCGGCCCTTCTGCCACCCAAGCTCCATTGCACCGGCCTCATCTTCCGAGATCCGCGCTTCCAAAAAGTCCCTGAGGTTCACAACAACTAGTGAATCGCCCGCCGATCAGTATTCGCACCAGTAGTCGGTACTCGTTTCGTTCCAGGTCAGATGATTCGCGTCGGCCTTCGCGATCATCTACGACGGCGTCCGCTGGTTAGTTCGTTTGGTTGTAGAAAGCCCTCGCGCCGCTGAAATTCGGCGGGGCGGGGCGCTTCTCATGTTCACGAAGAATTCGCTATCCCATCACGATTTAACGGTTTCCCGACAGCCGCCATATGCTATGCTCGGCGGCCCAGAGGGGCCGCTTTTCGTGTATCCACCGTCACTGGCGGTGTCATGGGGGCATAACTTTGGAACACTCTGCACAAACTCATTTACAACGCCGCGCCTTTTTCCGCTTTGGCAGCGCCGCAGCAGCAGGCGGCGGGTTGCTCGCACTAAACACAGTGAATGCGGCTCCGGCCGATGCGACCACCCCGGCATCCCTGTCCATCCCATCGTGGGGAACAACGACACGGAGTTACAACGAAGCACTGGATGCCTACAACCTGCGGCCCAACAATCTCTCCCGATGGCGAGCTGCGCGGACACGAGCCGCCGCGGGGTTGGGCACGGGCCACATCACCACGTTCCTCGACTCCATCACTGCCACCCAGGGCGTACCCGGCGTATCGGAACCGAAATACGCCAACGCCTGGTACGGGCGACTGAACCGCATGCTGGAGGCCAGCTATGGCCGAGCCGGCTCGGGCATCGTCGTCCCCTGGGACCGGTGGTACGACAAACCTGCCGAAGACGCCAGATTGACGATGACTGGAACCGTCACCAAACATACGTTCGGCCCACACCAGCTCGGCTGCATCCGATGGCTCAATGGCGGAGGCGGCAACTTCGTGGAGTTCACGGACACCTGTACCGAGTTCGTGCTCTACATGGTCAATGGAGGCTCACGGCCGCGAGTCCAGGTCGATGGCGGCCCAGTGAAGTTCATTGCCGGCAACCCGAACACCGACGTGGCCCAGACGGACTATGATCCGGAGCCCGGCTACCAGAAGACCGCGACCGGCTCCACTGGCCAGATCGTCACCCGCGTTCCCGCCGGCCCGTTCGCACCGCACACCATCCGCATCTACGCGCCGACGAACAACACATCGTACGCCTACCTCATAGGCATCGAAGGCAGAACAGGCGCCGCCGGCATCCGGGTATCCAACCTGGCGCGCTCTGGTCTGAAAATGGCCGAGTTCATCCGCGATGACTCGGCCGCATACCTATCAGGCCTGCCGACCTCACTCGACATGCCCAAAGCCGACCTCGCCATCATGCTGCTCGGAATGAACGACTACCAAGCGCACAGAGACATCCCCACATTCAAGGCAAACGTGACGACAGTGGTGCAGCGCCAGAAATCCTCCGAAGCGTTCAGGGCGAACGGTGATGTGCTGCTAGTGACCTGTCCGCAGCCGAACTACTCTTACCCGATCCCGGCCGATGGCGTGCTGACGCCGCCTCTGGCCGAGTACTACACCGCCCTGTACGAGGTGGCTGATGAGCAGGACATCCCGCTGCTTGATCTCGCCAACCGGTGGAAGGACTTCGCGACCAGCAACGCACTAGGCTACTTCGCTGATCCGCTCCACCCGAACAACCTCGGCAGCGAGGAAATCGCCACCGCCATCCACAACGTCTTGATGGCGGTCTAACCCGGCGGTCGAATACGGCTAAGCATGAGCCTTTGAGAAGCCCTGCGAATCGGTATCCCACGCGGGGCTTCTCGCTTCCCTGCACACGGGCAGATAAATCCGGTTAAGTTCCGTCACCTTGAGGTGAACCATCGTCCGGATGACTCATCCACGGCGCGCCGTCGACGTTTGTCACGAAGCGGCTTTTAGCCCGGGTGCACACAAGGCACTGGTCGGCTCACCCGGGTGAAGAGTTGTCCCGGCTAACGGCCATGTTGGACCCAGGAAGGCCGTTCCGAAGTCCTCTGTGAAAGTGATGCTCAAGCTTGGGCAGGACTCATAGCCGGAACTGCGCTTCCAGTTGGCCGCGATTCCGAAGGTGAACCATATCACCGTGGCGGGCGGCGACGTCGTTGTCATCCTCTAGTTCGTGCCGTGTACAACATCGGCTCCCGGTGGGTGACCTTCGACTTTCTGCGCCCCATGCCCGGTGGTCACCGGCCTCGCGCAGCGCTGGCTTGTGTCAGCTACTGGTCCGGCAAGCCGCTGCCCTGCGAAAATTACAGCTCAGTAAAGAGTTGCTCCGCCAGCAGCCAGGATTGCTTGAGAGCAGTACGGGTATTTCGGCTTGGGCCGCAGTTCCTGCTTCACGATTCTCAGCATGGATGAAGGCTAAGCGCCCGGTCCGCGTCTGTGACCAGTGGAGCGATACCCCACTTTCCAGGCAAGTAATACCTACCCGCAGCCATCCCAGGCACCGGTTTCTGACGGGTGGGAAGGGCGCGGGGCATCACCCTTGGGAGTCGGAACTTACGACGGCGGCCCGGCCGGCAGCCAGCACGGCCGCAACGGAGGCGTCCAGCACCTTCAGCAGCGGTTCCGCGGCTGCCCAGTTGCCCGTGCACACCAGCCCCTGCAGGGCCTCGGCGAGCGCCGAAAGCCGGCGGGCGCCCACCATGGTGGAGGAGACCTTCAGGCTGAGGACCCTGTCCATGGCCGCCTCCCCGTCCTCAAGGGCCACGGCGGCGCAGAGGGTGGCCAGCCGTTCCGGGAGGAAGTCCAGGTAGGCGGAAAGGAACGTCAGTGCCGATGGGTGGTCCAGTTCCTCCCCCATCTCCCGGATGCACGCCGGGTCCAGGACGGGAAGGCCCTGAAGGGGAAGGCCCAGCGTCGGAAGGTGCGCGTTCATGCGGTCCACCGCCCGTCGTCGTGATACTCCTCATCCAGCCCGTGCGGGGTCTTCTCCCACTTGTGCGGGCTGGTGAGCATCTGCCAGGCGGCGCGCCACGCGGCCACCGAGTGCAGCACCCAGTACGCCGGGTTCAGTAACGCGAAGATGGCGATCCGCCATCCGTGCCGCCGCCACGTGGCCACCCCGGACACCACAATCATCATGGCGTTGCCGAACAGCATGGACACCACCCCGCCCACCAGCAGCCACTCGGGCAGCACCAGGCCCACGAAGTTGTAGCCCACGTAGGTGACGATGGTGAAGCCGAGCACCAGCGGGTAGGCCAGGAACGCCAGCGGGGTGCCCAGGATCAGGCCCAGGAACCCCACGGCGCCGGCCACCCCGGTGCGCTGGATGTACCGGAGCGTGTTGCGGGTGTTCACGGCGGCGGTGACCATGTAGCCCTTGATCCAGCGGGTGCGCTGCTTGATCCACGCCGGCACCTGCGAGCAGGCCTCCTCCCACGTGGTGGAGTTGATGACGCCCACGCGGTAGCCCTCGACGGCGGCACGCAGCCCCAGGTCCGCATCTTCC from Pseudarthrobacter chlorophenolicus A6 encodes:
- a CDS encoding Hpt domain-containing protein; its protein translation is MSHVRADGHEPTGQSDGAILDRSCLADLADQLASPQAAAEFAAVFVEMLPGRVEAIEAPLADTRVQAARTAALSLGSSAAMVGARQLVRDAGLINQHLKTGSLEAARDVAARLSADAAAVAAAIEDMLAGQ
- a CDS encoding response regulator transcription factor, with the protein product MGHESANRRAVVVEDDKDIQMLLNRTLSMQGFDVVVAGNGMDGLARIREHQPELITLDLNLPDLDGTEVCRRLREFSDAYVVMITARVEEIDELLGLQIGADDFVTKPFSPRSLGARITAMFRRPRNGAPDGGTAAVAGPAALEPDQSAVPAQAAAVPADAEASVHGSVSVDTESRTVHVAGNEVVLTRTEFDLLAAFMGAPRRVWTKESLLRRVWGDEWATDEHLVEVHIGNLRRKIRAGGSEAQIIRTVRGVGYGLVPPSSLS
- a CDS encoding DUF6221 family protein, which translates into the protein MELGWQKGRMAAECAAKRQILAVHTTPTYTVDDPAFPIEPAACSCGRLPCPTLRALAAIYADHPDYQSTH
- a CDS encoding SGNH/GDSL hydrolase family protein, which produces MEHSAQTHLQRRAFFRFGSAAAAGGGLLALNTVNAAPADATTPASLSIPSWGTTTRSYNEALDAYNLRPNNLSRWRAARTRAAAGLGTGHITTFLDSITATQGVPGVSEPKYANAWYGRLNRMLEASYGRAGSGIVVPWDRWYDKPAEDARLTMTGTVTKHTFGPHQLGCIRWLNGGGGNFVEFTDTCTEFVLYMVNGGSRPRVQVDGGPVKFIAGNPNTDVAQTDYDPEPGYQKTATGSTGQIVTRVPAGPFAPHTIRIYAPTNNTSYAYLIGIEGRTGAAGIRVSNLARSGLKMAEFIRDDSAAYLSGLPTSLDMPKADLAIMLLGMNDYQAHRDIPTFKANVTTVVQRQKSSEAFRANGDVLLVTCPQPNYSYPIPADGVLTPPLAEYYTALYEVADEQDIPLLDLANRWKDFATSNALGYFADPLHPNNLGSEEIATAIHNVLMAV
- a CDS encoding SGNH/GDSL hydrolase family protein, translating into MDATAAAVTYGKKDLLSFVTLGDSRTQFNGNIRQEDVSGGGDAITKLDRGYMTWAQVLLRQRMRWIKNGGVGGDTTAMMLARTDALLDLNPGWLIGFGVINSVNSDVPSATIISELGQIFDKCAARGVKVVWGTDWCSTSTNTIARKSALYGTNEWLRQQVGVRPDFYLADYATAIVDPTTGTPYAALASDNLHQDGPGGLRMARQLVKVLSPLIPPSDRLIVSNLDTTNLLLNGMFEGDGGTGRATTWASGTGGTATYAKVARTDGVPGFWQQVTVSGATGSRLREDLLPGVAGSWVEGDKVRFEIEFETDAAGWNASQFYAGIQVFGATGILHATDCVHSSGTAAQTDRPESGICRTPAITIGAGATTVRVYVTLVGDGTYRVARARLFKATYLPPQCVD
- a CDS encoding Hpt domain-containing protein; the protein is MNAHLPTLGLPLQGLPVLDPACIREMGEELDHPSALTFLSAYLDFLPERLATLCAAVALEDGEAAMDRVLSLKVSSTMVGARRLSALAEALQGLVCTGNWAAAEPLLKVLDASVAAVLAAGRAAVVSSDSQG